The DNA window TTTTCAGGAGCTCAGAAATCTGAAGTTTCCTTAGATGAAAAACTACACAAACACTTACAACTATCTCTCATATACAGAGTGAATGATATGAGGGAACTTATTTTCAGAAAATGACAAACCTGAAGTTTTCCGAGGTGCCATGCTCCACGGACACTTACAACTTCAAGCATTTTATCTTGCATGGATTGAAGACTGAAATCATCATCATGCTCATAGTCATTTTGCCAAAGATCTACACCCCCCATATAGCTGCCAATGTTCAGCACAATTAAACCCTCACAATCCTGGAGGGAAGAGAAGGATGAAAGAACACAGAAttgaaaatatgaaagaaagaaacatgttttaaatgcaattaaaacaagaaagaaaacaacccAAATACTAAGATCAGTGTTGACAAGAGGCACTCGCCTAGGCGCTCCAGGCGAGGCGAGGCCCCAACGCCTTTATTAGCCTTAGATGTTGGAATTCAATGAAGTGCCGCCTAGGCAAGTGCCTTGCAAGTGGGTGCAAGGCATTAAGGCTAGCACCTGCTTgaagttctttttttatgtaggatttttctttctttttttaactaatttatgttttgacctatttgtccattttttaactgatatttaattttgatttttaatctatttggcTACTTGCTacttttgttatatattttatattttcttttgattttctaatgatctaatcttaattgggaagatatatattttagatgtatataatataatataatattacttttttttttaatttatagcatATTGCCTTGATTCATTCAAGTGAGCACCTAGTGCCTTGGGCATTTTACAGGCTTGGCGCCTTTTAGCGCCTTTCACCTTTGACAACACTGACTAAGATAATATCTAATCAATTACCTTTGGAATCTGTATGTCTTTCCCATCAACTTCAAGCCAAACCTGCCATGGTAAGTCAGCACAAGCTCTGTCCATCATATCCCTGGCACCTTCTCTGGCATATCGCAGTTTATTGACAAACTGCACATTACATTTTAATTAGCCAAGTTCCAAAAGCTGAGTGAGAAACATAGATCACAAGATCTAAGGCACTTAtctgaaatataaaattgaaattactctagaaaggaaatgaaagctGCAGCAACCATAAGCACTTGTGCATCTAGGGGGTTCGTCATAGAAAAGGCACAatagtttatttattctttAGTCTCACAATGCAGTCAGCATTGTCTAGCAACAATATCTGACGCTAAAGATCTAATAACctgattatgaaattgattgaagTTGTCCAGCTGCAGGACAACATACAACAGCATTTTCAGCCAAAACACTCAACCAACCTCACAGACCAggtttaagaagaaaaaaaaaactcaggagATATCCTATAGCAAGCACGCATCCAGTagcatttcaagaaaaaaaagtggtcAACTAAGCACATTTGAGTGAATATAAAGgacaagcaaacaaaaaactGGATGAGAACaaaggattcaataaaaaagattctAGCATTGAACCTTCTTTTCCGCTCAGAAACAGGGAGATTTTAAAAACTGTACTGAAGAGCCAGTATCCCttggattttaaaaattgtaCTGATACATTACTGTCCAGCACAGTGCATGCTATGGAAAACTAAAACTCTTTTGAGCGAAGTATCAGGCAAATGGACGATTGATTAACAACATAAATGACAACCCCTGTACAAAAATATAGCTACCTGGCTACTAAACTTCTCAGGATTTTCCTGACGTGTTACATGGAATTCATATGCAAGCTTAGCATCACATCCAATACCTGCAAAAGCAAAATTGACAATGGTTAATAGATTGATGAAGCAATTTATGAAACAgatagatgaaaaaaatccatgagTAACAACTCCAGATATCTACCTAAATAATTCATCATGAATTTGGATTGCTCTTTTTCCATATACCCTTCTGAATTCTCTTCTCTGATATTTACTTTCCAGCGATCTAGCATTGTAACTGCAGCATGGTCAATATCTTGCAAAAGTGTGCTTAAGCCACCTAGTCCATCAAACATTGAGAAGCCTCTTCCCCATTGCAAAACCCTTGACAAATCATTTCCTGTACCAAGGGGAAGAATAGCAACGGGTGGTGGAGACTCAAAGTTGTGCCTCTCAATAGCATCAAGGACCCATGAAACAGTTCCATCTCCACCACAGACCAAAACTCTAAAATACCGCACCTTGCTAAATAACTCCAAACCAATATCAGGCCCCTGGGAACCACTTAGTTCAAATACCTGCAGTGAAGGATTATGAAATTCAGCAATATAACCTACAAGCTACATGCAATGTAAATGAGAAGATGTTATTATTCCTAACCACCACAATATCGAAGTAATGCCAGAGGAAAGAAAAGccactttttatttcttaaaaaacattcatCAGCAGTTAATCGATCAGATGAAGTCCGAACTATAGCACTTAGAGAGCACATTATGAagattccaaaaacaaaaaaccatgcctacaattaaaaaaattgctggAACATGAcaataaaagatgatgaaaatagATTTTGAGGAGTTAAGGATCCACTTTTCTTGTGACAACCACTAAAAAGCTAAATCCTCACCTGAACAGGATTCAACAGCATGTTTAGTGTCCTTCGAAGATAAGGCCCAAGTTGACCTCCACTCTTGgaattaataaaaaccaaaagggGCCTTGCATCTTGAGCCAAATCAACCAAAGCATATTTCTTAACTTGTTGACAGATAGCAGTTCCACCTTTATTATGCATTAGCCCATTAAGTGTGCCCTTAATCCTGCCATTCTTCTTTAAGCAGTGGATATTAGTCTCGCTCCTGCATCTCCTCAATCCAGCAAGACCATTCAACACAAAATCAAGGCTTCTATTGGCAGTTGTTGCATCCTGCAACTTACCATTAACAGAGCGAATGTTTCCTTGTTTGCCTCTGCTTTGCTGCTTGCTTCTCATCTGCCTACGAACATTAGAGGCTATAATTTCCCCCTTGATCAAACTTAAGCTGTTTCCTCCATCAACTTCCTTCACACAGAGCGGTGAAAGAATAGACCTCCTAAGTGGACCCAAATCACAAACATCACCAGATTCCTTAGACAATTTAGCATGACATTTCACATGAATGAGCCTCTGACACCACAAACAATGCCATGTCGGAGAAGCATCAATAAAAGGAACACCACACGGTTCATCACAATAAGAACAAAAGGCATTCATCTCAGGAATCTCATCCATATTAAACCATCTCTCCGACCAATGATGCCGCACATGACAAGACCCTGCTTGCGCAATACACTTACAATCCTTTACTGCAAACTCTGAACAATGAAAATGAGCTGCCGCACCGCAAACAACACAACAGTGCACAAAATCACTACACAACAAGGCATTATCGCCATTATAAGGTAAAACCAATGAAGTCAAACAAACACAACATGTAGACGGCTGTTTTTGACCATAAGCTAAATCTTCAATCCATAAATGACTAGACCGTGGAACATTTAACTTTTTCCAAACTTGCTTCTTCGCTTTAGCCGCAGCTTTAACCCATTTCTGAGATGCTCTTTTATGCCATTTAATTAATCCATAAACAATAGTTACAAAACCTAAAGCAGCAGTAATTAACCAGGCAATAAAAGATCCACTATAATCATCATTAGAGCTTGTAAGCACACGTACAAGCGAAATTCCCAATCCAATCATTTCCAATACCCTAATCTCACATCACCATCAATCAAATCCAAATAGCAATCCTCACCAAACGGATTTTCACTTCTTCGGATTTCCAATTTCCTTTCAAAatcataacaattaaacaaaatcaataagcAAATAATCATCAAAGCATGCAAGAACTGAGCAAACTAAGATAAATTGAGaatattaaaacataattagTGAATCAGATccaataatttgaatttaaaaaggagatatacaaaaataaaatgagaccCGGTAATTAGATGTGGAGAAGAAGGTCATGAACCCTGGAAAAGGAGATCGATCGTGATCTTGATTTGAGTGAGAGAATATCGGGTTTCTtgtgagagaagaaaagagatttTGAAGTAAAGGTgtagggtttattttttttatttaatagttttagagagagagagaccgggAATGGGCGGGCGATATTTTTTATGCGCAAAAAACGCGGGTTGCCTCGCTGGGTGGAAACGTTGTGGACACTGACAAATTACGTGATTGTGCTTATTTGTgggttttgttgaattttacaGGAAAAACCCCATCTTAGGCCTTATATTTTGTTGGTTTAGCAAATAAGCCCTTATGAAAAACCTCATCGAATTTACCCGATATCTCATCAATTGTTAACCTAAATGAACTAACTTTTAAGCCGATTTCGAAGACTTTATACCCCACAGAGAGAGACTGCATTGCTTTCAATCCCATTTAGTTGGGTTGAATTGATTAAATGTTATGAATATAAGGgtaaatttgatgaaaatttgTATGGGAGCCTGTTTatcaatatgaaaaaactaCATTTCAATCCCATTTAGTTGGGTTGAATTGATTAAATGTTATGAATATAAGGgtaaatttgatgaaaatttgTATGGGAGCCTGTTTATCAATATTACAAAACTACAGGGGCTAAATTTGGTGTTTTCAAACTTTTCGGTGTTTGGATCTTTTGGTTATTTGCATTTACCGTGCTGTGTTTGAAAAGTGGCATGTTTGGCTTGGCTGGCAAAGATTCTGTATCTCAGGTTCACTGGCAGTACGGGATGTGACAGGATAGAGAATCTGGATAGGATTCTTATTGGATGAGTAAATTTAcctaaattagtaattaaaaatatagattatttgctttctttctttctttaattctttaattcaaATCTTTGATCCAATatctaaaaaaagttatttatttatttttaattcaccAGAATGTAAGttgtgcattttaaaaaatttatgaaaaaaaattaattccgaTTTAAatgtagtttaattttataatatttttatcataaaaaaaatgatttgcatAAATAAAAGGGTTAGCTTTTGTCTTactatatgtaatttttttccttgaaatcaTCCATTATGAGCCACTAATATATTTCATTGATAATTCTTTACCGTGCTATGCTGCCGGTAAGATTCTATgttaattttaacataaaaaagaaaaagtcagtgttgtaaatttatttttcactgctataatttttttaatttagaattaaaaagatgttgtttgttcttaataaaataaattgatagagttttgaaaaaaatgtaacagtaattaaatattgaaaagaaaagttgataatccttgtaaaaagtaaaaaataaatggacatataaatatttgatcttgCAGTGAGAgacacttttcaaaaaaaattatttaattatagggtaattaaaataaatattcaaaataaaaacaataatttaaattttataaaaaaaatatttttttagtctagatttccttttcatattaatgtattgtttttatttaaaaaaacatatcttttttattagcattgtgatttattgaataaaaactaaagataattaaaattgatattcacAAAAATtctaatgatttaaaataaaaagaaaaaatatattttttaatcaaaacttcaTTTCCTTACTAACGtgtttctttgttgttgttgttttgacaAAAGtacgtgttttttttattagaagaattattttttggataaaaaattataataatattaaaaggtagttctaattaataaattggCCAATAATATTGacacaaatatattaaaaaatatagagtaaaaactatatgaaaataccataaaacaaatattttatttgaattgaataTTCATTAGCAAAAGTTTAAAAAccatatataataattacaaaagcataggttaaaattataataaaagttctaataatatttgaaaattatggtaTAATTGGATAATtctttaaatatcattttaataaatttattttaagataatcttatcataaaatgagaaaaaagaagtcaaataaaaaatcaagggccattttttaaaataagatatgcAACTAGAAAGATGGGCTCACgtgctttttatttaaagtagACCACTCGTAGTCTATCCctactctttttttaaattgagttaattggataaatttatatataaattttaacatCTCTTAAcctaagaacataaaaaatatattatatggacttctaaaaacttatttctaacaaaaaaaaaattaggttaaaaactaaaaatcaaatgaaaaaaattgtcaaGCTCCTATTTACTTTTTGGGGTATCATTAAAGGTATAAATCACAtctattgagtttttattttaaaattcaatttataaataccaaaatcataattattggTAGCCAAAACTTGGCTACTAGAGAGTTTtcgctcttttttttaaagataattttgtcTCTACTTTAAcaacaattagaaattaaaatgtaaacaaataaagtttttgaaatgtaaaagttaaaaaaaggaatcaaattgaagtttttccaTGCTTTTATGAATAGTGCGAATGGAAAAGGATTTATTTTCAACGTTAATTttagtcattgattttttatttttgttttaaaaataacttaaaattcaattttgtaaaacaatgtttaatttaatgtaGAATATTAATTTCCACATGCGAGAGCAtgctaatcaaaataaatctcaatACATTATACATATAAACCTTTAAACACTTGTCAGTCCAAACTCCAGCCCGTAATATCTCACAGATCCATTTCGAAATTCCGTTAGCCACGTCATCTTCCCTTCCCTAATCTGGCGCCAAGTcgcttttaagtttttttttttaaaaaaaacacgtacCACAACCagatttcattttccttttaaaacaCTTCTAGGTTCCGTTCCAGTTTTCccgaaagtaaaaaaaaataaaaaaccctaaatcacTAAGTGCTTATCAACAAGAAtcactcatcatcatcatcagccatggctacaaaattaaagaaaggaaTGCCAGTGGTAAAGGCATGGCTAGTGATATCAGAATCAGGTCAGTCTTCTATCGAGGAAATAGGGAAACACTCGATGATGAAGAGGACTGGATTGCCTGCACGAGATCTGAGAGCATTGGATCCGGTTCTATCGTATCCGTCGTCGATTTTGGGACGAGAGAGGGCTATTGTTGTGAGTTTGGAGCACATCAGGGCTATTATTACCTCGAAGGAAGTGCTtttgattaattataataatcctCTGGTGGTTCAGTTTGTTCAGGATCTTCAGCATCGTATTGTTTTTGGTAACAATAATGTCACTTCTCCACACCAGGTTTGTGTATTCATTTCTCATATGATTTGTTGAAATCATAATAGGGGTTGAAGGGAATCCTGTTTCAAATGTTCTGTTCTTTCTAACACTGTAATGAGAGGTTAGTCAAATTGTCTGCTAGTATGGTGCTTTTCAGTTTCACCATGGACATTGATTTAGACAGCTATGGTTTGCATCATATTTCGACATTGCAAGTTATAGCTAACAGTAGGCATGAAAAAACTACTTCCAGTTCTTCTATTCATGAACTTTGTATACTGTTTTCCCCcgctaataaatatataaattgctGGAGTTATTCTctgataatatattttcaagaactAGCATGTAATTTGCGAACAGGAGATTCCAAGAAAATGGAACTCATGCTCTTTACGCAAATCACCTCTTCTGTTTTAGGTAACACAAAGCAATCTTCTAAACTAACAGAGCTCATTGTTATCTGTTTGAAGGCAATGGATCATACTGGTAAAGAAATGGAGGACGCAGCTGAGGTTACATGGGGTTCACCCTCATTAAATACACTTCATTCTTCAGCAAAAAGCTTAAGCAAGAGGAGAGCTCCAACTTGTAATTTTGTAAATATGAAAAGTCAGGAAATAGAGGGTGAGGGtgcaaattcaacaataaatgTTTCAGTAGCTGCAGGTTCCAAGGCGCTTCCTTTTGAGTTCAAAGCACTTGAAGCTTGCCTTGAATCTGCTTGTAGGTGCCTTGAAACTGAGGTACATGGTTATCTATTATTAGTCAGCATTAGTATTTCATCATCTGATATTTTAAGCAAGTAGTTTAACCATTATATATTGCTTGGGTTTcagatataaataaatcaacattgTTTCAATTAGATTGTTTATTGATTCTTTTGAATTCTGATAAGCTTTATATGAGGAAATGGAGCAATTTAACTCCAAATATTCATATCAGTCAGCATTGGGATTTCATCATCTGTTAAATGTATACCAGCTAGTCTTAATTCTTGCAGTTAAGCGTtgctaatttatatttttgtatctcAATTTAGGCGATTCCTCATTGATTAATTGCATCTACAGGTGTAagaacaatattaaataaaggATTTCTGACTAAATGGACGTATGAGAAAAGGCACTAAATTTCAAGATAAATCATTGctgcatgaatttcttcttagcaaattttgcttttatttgaattatccAAGCCAAGGCCCTCGCCAATAAGATTtgccaaaaataaattgtgGTGTCTCCTTAAGCGAGAAGatcatttcttattctttccaTTCTGGCCTTATGTTGATCACATTCTTAACTTGCTCAACTCATTAACTCCTTTCTACATGCTTTTAAATTGAGGtgcatcttttttcttcttttttttcaagactCGGACATTGGAGGAAGAGGCATATCCTGCTTTGGATGAGCTGACTTCTAAAATTAGCACACTCAATCTTGAACGTGTTAGACAGATAAAAAGTCGTCTTGTTGCTTTATCCGGTCGCGTTCAAAAGGTAGATAACATGCTCTTGGATGGTTGTAGCTATCaaaatatccttttcttcttgcCATTATGTGTGAAGTATGCTACCATAAGCTTGTGAAACTGGATTCATTTTATTGGATGTCATCTTTCTATCCTGTGCATAAGATCTTCCTGCAAGGGTATTCTTTCTCTGCCGCGAATTGGTTTCTGCTCGTCGTCGTTGTTTTATACAggctataaaaaagaaacattttttgTGTTCTTCATAATGCATCTGCGAGTGTCATTCTGTCTCTAGGATATTCTATTGTTTGGATTTTGGAACCGAGTTAAATGGTTTTGTTCGAGAAAAGGTATTTATTCATAATTTAATCTTCAAAGATTAATATTTCTATGCATGCATGGTCATATATCTGTGTATATACCCCTAAAGTACCTGAATAAGCAATCATTTTCATAGGTTCGACTTCCTTACCCTACGTTGAAAATTTATGAGCTCTTTATTGCAGGTGAGGGATGAACTTGAAAATCTGCTGGATGATGACAATGATATGGCAGAAATGTATTTGACAGAAAAGGTGGTTGCTCGTGCAGTGGATCAAATTTCTACCATAGAGGAAGTATA is part of the Populus trichocarpa isolate Nisqually-1 chromosome 7, P.trichocarpa_v4.1, whole genome shotgun sequence genome and encodes:
- the LOC7490191 gene encoding diacylglycerol kinase 2 isoform X1 — protein: MIGLGISLVRVLTSSNDDYSGSFIAWLITAALGFVTIVYGLIKWHKRASQKWVKAAAKAKKQVWKKLNVPRSSHLWIEDLAYGQKQPSTCCVCLTSLVLPYNGDNALLCSDFVHCCVVCGAAAHFHCSEFAVKDCKCIAQAGSCHVRHHWSERWFNMDEIPEMNAFCSYCDEPCGVPFIDASPTWHCLWCQRLIHVKCHAKLSKESGDVCDLGPLRRSILSPLCVKEVDGGNSLSLIKGEIIASNVRRQMRSKQQSRGKQGNIRSVNGKLQDATTANRSLDFVLNGLAGLRRCRSETNIHCLKKNGRIKGTLNGLMHNKGGTAICQQVKKYALVDLAQDARPLLVFINSKSGGQLGPYLRRTLNMLLNPVQVFELSGSQGPDIGLELFSKVRYFRVLVCGGDGTVSWVLDAIERHNFESPPPVAILPLGTGNDLSRVLQWGRGFSMFDGLGGLSTLLQDIDHAAVTMLDRWKVNIREENSEGYMEKEQSKFMMNYLGIGCDAKLAYEFHVTRQENPEKFSSQFVNKLRYAREGARDMMDRACADLPWQVWLEVDGKDIQIPKDCEGLIVLNIGSYMGGVDLWQNDYEHDDDFSLQSMQDKMLEVVSVRGAWHLGKLQVGLSQAMRLAQGKVIRIHASSSFPVQIDGEPFIHQPGCLEIKHDGQVFMLRRASEEPRGHAAAIMTEVLADAECKGIINASQKKLLLQQLALNLSS
- the LOC7490191 gene encoding diacylglycerol kinase 2 isoform X2; the protein is MIGLGISLVRVLTSSNDDYSGSFIAWLITAALGFVTIVYGLIKWHKRASQKWVKAAAKAKKQVWKKLNVPRSSHLWIEDLAYGQKQPSTCCVCLTSLVLPYNGDNALLCSDFVHCCVVCGAAAHFHCSEFAVKDCKCIAQAGSCHVRHHWSERWFNMDEIPEMNAFCSYCDEPCGVPFIDASPTWHCLWCQRLIHVKCHAKLSKESGDVCDLGPLRRSILSPLCVKEVDGGNSLSLIKGEIIASNVRRQMRSKQQSRGKQGNIRSVNGKLQDATTANRSLDFVLNGLAGLRRCRSETNIHCLKKNGRIKGTLNGLMHNKGGTAICQQVKKYALVDLAQDARPLLVFINSKSGGQLGPYLRRTLNMLLNPVQVFELSGSQGPDIGLELFSKVRYFRVLVCGGDGTVSWVLDAIERHNFESPPPVAILPLGTGNDLSRVLQWGRGFSMFDGLGGLSTLLQDIDHAAVTMLDRWKVNIREENSEGYMEKEQSKFMMNYLGIGCDAKLAYEFHVTRQENPEKFSSQFVNKLRYAREGARDMMDRACADLPWQVWLEVDGKDIQIPKVGLSQAMRLAQGKVIRIHASSSFPVQIDGEPFIHQPGCLEIKHDGQVFMLRRASEEPRGHAAAIMTEVLADAECKGIINASQKKLLLQQLALNLSS
- the LOC7490190 gene encoding magnesium transporter MRS2-F isoform X1 is translated as MATKLKKGMPVVKAWLVISESGQSSIEEIGKHSMMKRTGLPARDLRALDPVLSYPSSILGRERAIVVSLEHIRAIITSKEVLLINYNNPLVVQFVQDLQHRIVFGNNNVTSPHQAMDHTGKEMEDAAEVTWGSPSLNTLHSSAKSLSKRRAPTCNFVNMKSQEIEGEGANSTINVSVAAGSKALPFEFKALEACLESACRCLETETRTLEEEAYPALDELTSKISTLNLERVRQIKSRLVALSGRVQKVRDELENLLDDDNDMAEMYLTEKVVARAVDQISTIEEVYDGEREVDDESVDDCSETSTSVKPDIEELEMLLEAYFAQIDGILQKLSGMSEYVDDTEDFINIMLDDKQNQLLQMGVILSAANMILNAGIAVVGFFGMNIHVTLFDGKPIQFWETVIGTCGGCIALFLVLLGWGKREKILAL
- the LOC7490190 gene encoding magnesium transporter MRS2-3 isoform X2, producing the protein MATKLKKGMPVVKAWLVISESGQSSIEEIGKHSMMKRTGLPARDLRALDPVLSYPSSILGRERAIVVSLEHIRAIITSKEVLLINYNNPLVVQFVQDLQHRIVFGNNNVTSPHQAMDHTGKEMEDAAEVTWGSPSLNTLHSSAKSLSKRRAPTCNFVNMKSQEIEGEGANSTINVSVAAGSKALPFEFKALEACLESACRCLETEVRDELENLLDDDNDMAEMYLTEKVVARAVDQISTIEEVYDGEREVDDESVDDCSETSTSVKPDIEELEMLLEAYFAQIDGILQKLSGMSEYVDDTEDFINIMLDDKQNQLLQMGVILSAANMILNAGIAVVGFFGMNIHVTLFDGKPIQFWETVIGTCGGCIALFLVLLGWGKREKILAL